The following coding sequences lie in one Microbacterium sp. XT11 genomic window:
- the nirB gene encoding nitrite reductase large subunit NirB, which yields MNETEQTAAEIVVVGAGMVAHRFVESLLSRRDAAVRVRMFGDEARVPYDRVGLTSYFSGATPEDLELDRSVFADERVTLHPDDRVLRIDRAARTVLTRSRRVVAYDTLVLATGSYAARVAVDGADLPGCFVYRTLDDVGGLRAFVDKRSRELGRPLRGAVIGGGLLGLEAAGALQGMDVETTVVQYSDRLMSQQLDSRGAAVLQRLLEDRGIAVRTQSRTTRLDPDESGCVTALEFQDGSFQRADVVVFTVGVRPRDELARNAGLVVEPRGGVVIDDRCRTSDPRIVAIGEVASFGGRCVGLVAPGYAMAEVAATRLVGGDAVFPGYDDSSKLKLSGVEVASFGDAMAASPGALDVVYADPVAGVYKKLVMSDDARTLLGGILVGDASAYGALRPLVGATLGADPSAYLLPEGSGEVPSTTLPDDAVVCSCANVTAGRIRKAVHEDGCADAGAVKACTRAGATCGSCVLMVKKIVGAELTALGRTPSSALCEHFDMSRRQLFDAVRVSGMTTFSAIVERFGRGRGCDVCKPAIASILSVLVGSHVLEGENAALQDTNDHVMANMQKDGTYSVVPRMPGGEVTPDGLLAIGGIAKEFGLYTKITGGQRIDMFGARLEQLPQIWQRLVDAGFESGHAYGKSLRTVKSCVGSTWCRFGVLDSVGMAVRLELRYRGLRAPHKLKLGVSGCARECAEARSKDVGVIATESGWNMYVGGNGGFSPQHARLLATDLDDDGLIRAIDRFFMYYIRTADRLQRTAPWLDDLEGGIEGLRAVIFDDALGICADLDAAMAQHVDRYEDEWAATLRDPEKLARFRSFVNAADTPDPSLAYVTERGQRRPATPEERKDGVLIAGAVLEVRR from the coding sequence GTGAACGAGACCGAGCAGACCGCAGCGGAGATCGTCGTCGTCGGGGCGGGCATGGTGGCGCATCGCTTCGTCGAAAGCCTGCTGTCCCGCAGGGACGCCGCCGTGCGTGTGCGGATGTTCGGAGATGAGGCGCGCGTTCCGTACGATCGCGTCGGGCTGACCTCGTACTTCTCCGGGGCTACGCCCGAAGATCTCGAGCTGGACCGCTCCGTGTTCGCGGACGAACGTGTGACTCTCCACCCGGACGATCGCGTCCTCCGCATCGACCGCGCGGCCAGGACCGTCCTCACCCGGTCGCGCCGGGTCGTCGCGTACGACACGCTCGTGCTCGCCACCGGCTCGTACGCCGCCAGGGTCGCGGTGGACGGCGCCGACCTGCCGGGATGCTTCGTCTACCGCACGCTGGACGACGTCGGCGGCCTGCGAGCCTTCGTGGACAAGAGGAGCCGTGAGCTCGGACGGCCGCTGCGGGGAGCCGTGATCGGGGGAGGGCTTCTCGGCCTCGAAGCCGCGGGGGCGCTGCAGGGGATGGACGTCGAGACGACGGTCGTCCAGTATTCCGACAGGCTCATGTCGCAGCAGCTGGATTCACGTGGAGCCGCGGTGCTGCAGCGCCTCCTCGAAGATCGCGGCATCGCCGTGCGGACCCAGTCGCGTACCACGCGCCTCGACCCCGATGAATCCGGCTGCGTCACGGCACTGGAGTTCCAGGACGGCTCGTTCCAGCGCGCCGACGTCGTGGTGTTCACCGTGGGCGTGCGGCCGCGGGACGAGCTCGCGCGAAACGCCGGCCTCGTCGTCGAGCCGCGCGGAGGCGTGGTCATCGACGACCGCTGCCGCACGTCCGACCCGCGCATCGTCGCGATCGGCGAAGTGGCGAGCTTCGGCGGCCGGTGTGTCGGGCTCGTCGCACCCGGGTATGCCATGGCTGAAGTCGCTGCCACCCGGCTCGTGGGCGGCGACGCGGTGTTCCCCGGATATGACGACTCCTCCAAGCTGAAGCTGTCGGGCGTCGAGGTCGCAAGCTTCGGCGACGCGATGGCGGCGTCGCCGGGCGCGCTCGACGTCGTGTACGCGGATCCCGTCGCGGGCGTGTACAAGAAGCTCGTGATGTCCGACGACGCGCGCACTCTGCTCGGCGGCATCCTCGTCGGCGATGCGTCGGCTTACGGCGCACTGCGGCCCCTCGTCGGAGCGACCCTCGGAGCAGACCCGTCGGCGTACCTCCTCCCTGAAGGTTCGGGCGAGGTCCCGTCGACGACCCTTCCGGACGACGCCGTCGTCTGCTCGTGCGCGAACGTCACGGCAGGACGCATCCGGAAAGCAGTGCACGAGGACGGATGCGCGGACGCCGGCGCCGTGAAGGCCTGCACGCGGGCGGGGGCGACCTGCGGCTCGTGCGTGCTGATGGTGAAGAAGATCGTCGGAGCGGAGCTCACGGCCCTCGGCCGCACTCCCTCCTCCGCCCTGTGCGAGCACTTCGACATGTCGCGGCGGCAGCTCTTCGACGCGGTCCGCGTATCCGGCATGACCACGTTCAGCGCGATCGTCGAGAGGTTCGGACGTGGCCGCGGCTGCGACGTGTGCAAGCCGGCCATCGCCAGCATCCTGTCGGTCCTGGTCGGCTCCCACGTCCTCGAAGGGGAGAATGCCGCGCTGCAGGACACGAACGACCACGTCATGGCCAACATGCAGAAGGACGGCACCTACTCGGTCGTGCCGCGGATGCCGGGAGGAGAGGTGACGCCAGACGGTCTGCTCGCCATCGGCGGCATCGCGAAGGAGTTCGGCCTCTACACGAAGATCACCGGCGGCCAGCGCATCGACATGTTCGGCGCGCGACTCGAGCAGCTGCCGCAGATCTGGCAGCGGCTCGTCGACGCCGGTTTCGAATCCGGCCACGCGTACGGGAAGTCGCTGCGCACCGTGAAGTCGTGCGTCGGGTCGACCTGGTGCCGATTCGGCGTCCTGGATTCCGTGGGCATGGCCGTGCGCCTGGAGCTGCGCTACCGGGGCCTGCGCGCGCCGCACAAGCTCAAGCTCGGCGTCTCCGGCTGTGCGCGGGAGTGCGCCGAGGCGCGCAGCAAGGACGTCGGTGTCATCGCCACGGAGTCGGGATGGAACATGTACGTCGGCGGCAACGGCGGGTTCTCACCGCAGCACGCGCGTCTCCTCGCCACCGACCTCGACGACGACGGACTCATCCGCGCCATCGACCGGTTCTTCATGTACTACATCCGCACGGCTGATCGGCTGCAGCGCACCGCTCCGTGGCTGGATGACCTCGAGGGCGGGATCGAAGGGCTGCGGGCGGTGATCTTCGATGACGCGCTCGGAATCTGCGCCGACCTCGACGCCGCGATGGCGCAGCATGTCGATCGCTATGAGGACGAGTGGGCGGCGACGCTGCGTGATCCGGAGAAGCTCGCGCGGTTCCGTTCGTTCGTCAACGCGGCCGACACGCCGGACCCGTCGCTCGCCTATGTGACCGAGCGCGGCCAGCGGCGCCCGGCGACGCCGGAGGAGCGCAAGGACGGGGTGCTCATCGCGGGAGCGGTTCTGGAGGTACGACGATGA
- a CDS encoding DUF349 domain-containing protein — protein MSATESSKPTPPVPTPPAVPMPRKLAAPAPAGPVPPAAAAPTTSLEEIRTWGRVSEDGTVEVREGDSWRAVGQYPDGTPDEALAYYARKYDDLAFKVRTLEQRHQAGGASASDLVKQATRVLDEVTDAAAVGDLAGLRERLNALTEALSEATAQEAQQAKELQEKAIAERTELVERAEAIAARDLSKVQWKQVTAELNELFEQWQAHQQNGPRLSKGVSQQLWKRFRDARATVDKHRRAFYAELDEAHKAARDAKARLVERAEALAPRGVDGIPAYRALLDEWKTAGRAGRKADDALWARFKAAGDALYAARAEQAAAEEADSAPKIEAREALLEEAKAVADEPNIKRARALLTGIQRRWDEVGRIFPREKERALDDRLRVIEQALKAREDVDWKNNNPETKARANDMSSQLVEAIEKLEAELAAATAAGDEKAAKAAADALEARRSWLSALGG, from the coding sequence GTGTCTGCCACCGAGTCCTCGAAGCCGACTCCCCCTGTCCCCACGCCCCCTGCGGTCCCCATGCCGCGCAAGCTGGCGGCTCCCGCCCCTGCGGGTCCTGTACCGCCCGCAGCGGCTGCGCCGACCACGTCGCTCGAAGAGATCCGCACGTGGGGTCGCGTATCCGAGGACGGCACCGTCGAGGTGCGCGAGGGCGACTCGTGGCGGGCGGTCGGGCAGTACCCCGACGGGACGCCCGATGAGGCGCTGGCGTACTACGCCCGCAAGTACGACGATCTCGCGTTCAAAGTTCGCACGCTCGAGCAGCGGCACCAGGCCGGCGGCGCGTCGGCGAGCGATCTCGTCAAGCAGGCCACGCGCGTGCTCGATGAGGTGACGGATGCCGCCGCCGTCGGCGACCTCGCCGGCCTCCGTGAGCGGCTGAACGCGCTCACGGAGGCCCTCTCCGAGGCGACGGCGCAGGAGGCGCAGCAGGCCAAGGAGCTCCAGGAGAAGGCGATCGCGGAGCGCACCGAGCTGGTCGAGCGCGCCGAGGCCATCGCCGCGCGTGATCTGTCGAAGGTGCAGTGGAAGCAGGTGACCGCCGAGCTCAACGAGCTGTTCGAGCAGTGGCAGGCGCACCAGCAGAACGGACCCCGCCTCTCCAAGGGTGTCTCACAGCAGCTCTGGAAGCGCTTCCGCGACGCGCGTGCCACGGTCGACAAGCATCGCAGGGCCTTCTACGCAGAACTCGATGAGGCCCACAAGGCCGCTCGCGATGCCAAGGCACGCCTCGTCGAGCGCGCCGAGGCGCTCGCGCCCCGCGGCGTCGACGGCATCCCCGCGTACCGTGCGCTGCTCGACGAGTGGAAGACGGCCGGTCGTGCGGGTCGCAAGGCCGACGACGCCCTCTGGGCCCGGTTCAAGGCTGCCGGCGACGCCCTGTACGCCGCGCGCGCCGAGCAGGCCGCAGCCGAGGAAGCGGATTCGGCGCCGAAGATCGAAGCACGTGAGGCGCTCCTCGAAGAGGCGAAGGCCGTCGCCGACGAGCCGAACATCAAGCGGGCACGCGCCCTCCTCACCGGCATCCAGCGCCGGTGGGACGAGGTCGGCCGCATCTTCCCTCGCGAGAAGGAACGCGCCCTCGACGATCGGCTCCGTGTGATCGAGCAGGCGCTCAAGGCCCGTGAGGACGTCGACTGGAAGAACAACAACCCCGAGACGAAGGCTCGCGCGAACGACATGTCGTCGCAGCTCGTCGAGGCCATCGAGAAGCTCGAAGCCGAGCTCGCAGCTGCCACGGCGGCCGGAGACGAGAAGGCCGCGAAGGCCGCAGCCGACGCGCTGGAGGCTCGGCGGTCCTGGCTCAGCGCTCTCGGCGGCTGA
- a CDS encoding type IV toxin-antitoxin system AbiEi family antitoxin, whose amino-acid sequence MHPALLYLPGRRLTLPELSAARLDGHVIEVGEGYIPADLPEGAGVRAASLAPLIPPRTAASGPSAAWVHGAGDRPPGRHHVRRTVERRIRVLPQARVVFHDVYVPPEHLVLISGVAITSPTRTMLDLALGLHRDPSLLEWLRLLATVVPHAADDAITQAEGLTRVPGTKRAIDTLCRLRERQDDVTR is encoded by the coding sequence GTGCACCCCGCGTTGCTGTATCTCCCTGGGCGGCGTCTGACGCTTCCCGAACTCTCCGCCGCACGCCTGGACGGCCATGTGATCGAGGTCGGCGAAGGATACATCCCGGCCGACCTGCCAGAGGGCGCCGGCGTGCGAGCAGCCTCCCTTGCTCCGCTGATCCCGCCGCGCACCGCCGCGTCAGGCCCTTCCGCGGCCTGGGTGCACGGCGCCGGAGACCGGCCCCCGGGGAGGCACCACGTCCGGCGCACGGTGGAGCGCCGCATCCGTGTCCTGCCGCAGGCGCGCGTGGTCTTCCACGATGTCTACGTGCCTCCCGAGCACCTCGTGCTGATCTCGGGCGTCGCCATCACCTCACCGACGAGGACGATGCTCGACCTCGCGCTGGGACTTCACCGCGATCCCTCCCTCCTCGAGTGGCTGCGCCTCCTCGCCACGGTGGTGCCGCACGCCGCCGATGATGCCATCACGCAGGCCGAAGGCCTGACCAGGGTGCCGGGGACGAAGCGGGCGATAGACACCCTGTGCCGACTGCGGGAGCGTCAGGACGACGTGACACGGTAG
- a CDS encoding RelA/SpoT family protein, which translates to MAEPQTASQGSSLRRLVPRIFSRAPRINDLDNLIRTVRVNHPKGDFSVIERAYAVAKEKHDGQLRQSGEPYITHPLAVAQILAELGLGPRAIAAALLHDTVEDTGYALTDLTAEFGDEVAMLVDGVTKLDKVKYGESAQAETVRKMIVAMSKDIRVLLIKLADRLHNARTWGFVPPEKAAKKAKETLEIYAPLANRLGIQAIKSELEDLSFAVLHPKIYNEIHSLIAQRTPQREKYLSQVIEEIDEDLRDLRIRGKVVGRPKQLYSVYQKMVVRGREFDDIYDLIGIRVIVGSVRDCYAVLGAIHARWTPLPGRFKDYIATPKFNLYQSLHTTVIGPAGRTVEIQIRTQEMHQQAEYGVAAHWMYKERMNGGKTELRASDADMAWLAHISDWQAETADPGEFLDSLRFEIGAKEVYVFTPKGRVIGLPAGATPVDFAYAVHTEIGHRTMGAKVNGRLVPLESELKSGDVVEVFTSKNPDAGPSQDWLGFVKSTRARNKIRGWFTKERREEAIEQGKEAIARAMRRQNLPLQRLMSQDSFAEVAQQLHYEDVSALYAAVGEGHVSTQSVLGKVTALVAADDPTTGAIDLPGRIPSREPRAGDSGVLVRGAADILVKLAKCCTPVPGDPIVGFVTRGSGVSVHRADCVNVKALGNEADQDRFVEVSWAPTTKSVFRVQIQVEALDRAGLLSDVTRVLSEHHVNILSATVSTTDERLALSRFVFEMGDAVHLDRVLNAVRRIDAVYDVYRVTSS; encoded by the coding sequence ATGGCGGAGCCGCAGACGGCGTCACAGGGATCGAGCCTGCGACGGCTGGTGCCCCGCATCTTCTCCCGCGCACCCCGCATCAACGACCTCGACAATCTGATCCGGACCGTACGCGTCAACCACCCCAAAGGCGACTTCTCCGTCATCGAGCGTGCATACGCCGTCGCGAAGGAGAAGCACGACGGGCAGCTGCGTCAGAGCGGTGAGCCGTACATCACGCATCCCCTGGCCGTCGCGCAGATCCTGGCGGAGCTCGGACTGGGGCCGCGGGCGATCGCTGCTGCGCTCTTGCATGACACCGTGGAGGACACGGGCTACGCCCTGACGGATCTGACGGCGGAGTTCGGCGACGAGGTCGCGATGCTCGTCGACGGCGTCACCAAGCTCGACAAGGTCAAGTACGGTGAGAGCGCGCAGGCCGAGACCGTTCGCAAGATGATCGTCGCGATGTCGAAGGACATCCGCGTGCTGCTCATCAAGCTGGCCGATCGCCTGCACAACGCGCGCACATGGGGGTTCGTGCCGCCGGAGAAGGCCGCGAAGAAGGCCAAGGAGACCCTCGAGATCTATGCGCCCCTGGCGAACCGACTCGGCATCCAGGCCATCAAGTCGGAGCTCGAGGATCTCTCCTTCGCCGTGCTGCATCCGAAGATCTACAACGAGATCCACAGCCTCATCGCTCAGCGCACCCCGCAGCGAGAGAAGTACCTCAGCCAGGTCATCGAGGAGATCGATGAAGACCTGCGCGATCTGCGCATCCGCGGAAAGGTCGTCGGCCGTCCGAAGCAGCTCTACTCGGTGTACCAGAAGATGGTCGTGCGCGGTCGTGAGTTTGACGACATCTACGACCTCATCGGCATCAGGGTGATCGTCGGATCCGTACGTGACTGCTACGCGGTCCTCGGGGCCATCCACGCACGCTGGACGCCGCTGCCCGGGCGATTCAAGGACTACATCGCCACGCCCAAGTTCAACCTCTATCAGTCGCTGCACACCACCGTGATCGGGCCGGCCGGACGCACGGTCGAGATCCAGATCCGCACGCAGGAGATGCACCAGCAGGCGGAGTACGGCGTTGCCGCGCACTGGATGTACAAGGAGCGGATGAACGGCGGCAAGACCGAGCTGCGTGCGTCGGATGCGGACATGGCATGGCTCGCCCACATCTCCGACTGGCAGGCCGAGACGGCGGACCCCGGTGAGTTCCTGGATTCTCTGCGCTTCGAGATCGGCGCGAAGGAGGTCTACGTCTTCACTCCGAAGGGGCGCGTGATCGGACTCCCGGCCGGGGCGACGCCCGTCGACTTCGCGTACGCCGTGCACACCGAGATCGGCCATCGCACGATGGGCGCGAAGGTGAACGGTCGACTCGTGCCGCTCGAGTCCGAGCTCAAGAGCGGTGACGTCGTCGAGGTCTTCACATCGAAGAACCCGGATGCAGGTCCCAGCCAGGATTGGCTGGGCTTCGTCAAGAGCACGCGTGCCCGCAACAAGATCCGCGGCTGGTTCACGAAGGAGCGTCGCGAGGAGGCGATCGAGCAGGGCAAGGAGGCGATCGCCCGAGCGATGCGCAGGCAGAACCTCCCCTTGCAGCGGCTGATGAGCCAGGACTCGTTCGCCGAGGTCGCCCAGCAGCTGCACTACGAAGACGTTTCGGCCCTCTACGCCGCGGTCGGCGAGGGGCACGTGTCCACGCAATCGGTGCTCGGGAAGGTCACGGCCCTCGTCGCGGCCGACGACCCGACGACGGGCGCGATCGACCTCCCCGGGCGCATCCCGTCGCGTGAGCCTCGAGCGGGCGATTCCGGTGTGCTCGTGCGCGGTGCGGCCGACATCCTCGTGAAGCTCGCGAAGTGCTGCACGCCGGTGCCGGGTGACCCGATCGTGGGTTTCGTGACACGGGGGAGCGGGGTCTCGGTGCACCGAGCCGATTGCGTCAACGTCAAGGCGCTGGGCAACGAGGCCGACCAGGACCGGTTCGTCGAGGTGTCATGGGCTCCGACGACGAAGAGCGTGTTCCGGGTGCAGATCCAGGTGGAGGCCCTCGATCGCGCGGGCCTGCTCTCCGATGTCACGCGAGTGCTGAGCGAGCACCACGTCAACATCCTCTCGGCCACCGTGTCGACGACCGACGAGCGACTCGCCCTCAGCCGGTTCGTGTTCGAGATGGGCGACGCCGTGCACCTCGACCGCGTCCTCAACGCGGTCCGGCGCATCGACGCCGTCTACGACGTCTACCGTGTCACGTCGTCCTGA
- the secF gene encoding protein translocase subunit SecF yields MASMNEFGNNLYSGKTSFPFVGKRRLWFIIAIALVVGSILVPLIRPIQFSIEFTGGSQFTVQAPDSIDQKTASTAVHSVVPTATTKVVVVSGKDIRVQTDQMSDEETQKVSAALADAYGVETDSVTSSYIGPAWGENVTRQSLWGLAIFLALTFLILALYFRTWKMSAAAIIGLLDVLVITIGVYALAGFEISPAAVIGFLTILAYSLYDTTVVFDKIRENTTEDGEKSGRTFGESVNLAVNQTLVRSINTSIVAALPVGAILFIGAFWLGAETLTDISLSIFVGILVATYSTLFVAAPLYSLFRENEPQIKSRDAKVRAARLKATADV; encoded by the coding sequence ATGGCTTCCATGAACGAGTTCGGGAACAACCTCTACTCCGGGAAGACGTCCTTCCCGTTCGTCGGCAAGCGCCGGTTGTGGTTCATCATCGCGATCGCGCTCGTGGTCGGGTCGATCCTCGTTCCGCTCATCCGTCCGATTCAGTTCTCCATCGAGTTCACGGGCGGGTCGCAGTTCACGGTCCAGGCACCCGACAGCATCGATCAGAAGACCGCATCGACCGCCGTCCACTCCGTGGTGCCCACGGCGACCACGAAGGTCGTCGTCGTCAGCGGCAAGGACATCCGTGTCCAGACCGACCAGATGAGCGACGAAGAGACCCAGAAGGTGTCCGCAGCGCTCGCGGACGCCTACGGCGTCGAGACTGACAGCGTGACCTCGTCGTACATCGGCCCGGCCTGGGGCGAGAACGTCACCCGGCAGTCGCTGTGGGGTCTTGCGATCTTCCTCGCACTGACATTCCTCATCCTCGCCCTGTACTTCCGGACGTGGAAGATGTCCGCCGCCGCGATCATCGGCCTCCTCGACGTGCTGGTGATCACGATCGGCGTCTACGCCCTCGCCGGATTCGAGATCTCGCCGGCCGCGGTCATCGGGTTCCTCACGATCCTCGCGTACTCCCTCTACGACACGACCGTCGTGTTCGACAAGATCCGCGAGAACACGACGGAAGACGGTGAGAAGTCCGGCCGCACCTTCGGCGAGTCCGTCAACCTCGCCGTCAACCAGACCCTCGTGCGATCGATCAACACGTCGATCGTGGCGGCGCTCCCTGTCGGTGCGATCCTCTTCATCGGAGCGTTCTGGTTGGGCGCCGAGACGCTCACGGACATCTCGCTGTCGATCTTCGTCGGCATCCTCGTCGCGACCTACTCGACGTTGTTCGTCGCTGCGCCGCTGTACTCGCTGTTCCGCGAGAACGAACCGCAGATCAAGTCGCGCGACGCGAAGGTGCGCGCCGCGCGCCTCAAGGCCACCGCCGACGTGTGA
- the secD gene encoding protein translocase subunit SecD produces MASSSPVRHAWRVLLGLVLVTGVLFGINALGVYVFQKSSWTPELALDLQGGTQIVLQAQTEDGAAPSQEQMDQAAAIIRQRVDASGVSEADITTEGGQNIVVQIPGVADEQTRDRIKSSAQLEFRAVLATTAASNEFVGDDGNSTPYPSPDPSLNATPTAKPTDASDPSWVTDKLQAEFLAYDCANPDNDPARAPKDQPLIACDDMGQAKYLLGPAELDGTAITDAVAGRDPKSGAWLVQLTMNDKGTEDFGTVSTRLNQYRLDGLSPRDQFAFVLDGRVISAPRMNGLILDGRPSISGSFTQESATTLADQLKFGALPLSFTVQSSGTVSATLGTQQLQIGLIAGLIGLALVAVYSLIVYRALGAIIVASIAVMGVLTYIIICILAWRMGFRLSLAGVAGLIVSIGFVADSFIVYFERIRDELRDGKSITAAVEDGWGRAKRTIYISKSINILAAVVLYILADATVKGFAFTLGLTTLIDVFIFVIFTHPVMQLLVRTRFFGGGHPLSGLDPQALGAVYRSRSQFREVATASAGRGARVARSRGEADRRQTIAERKRAEALAAERSSTTSGEGEN; encoded by the coding sequence GTGGCTTCATCCTCTCCGGTCCGTCATGCCTGGCGGGTCCTTCTCGGCCTCGTCCTCGTGACAGGCGTCCTCTTCGGTATCAACGCGCTCGGCGTGTACGTCTTCCAGAAGAGCTCGTGGACCCCCGAACTCGCCCTCGACCTGCAGGGCGGTACGCAGATCGTGCTGCAGGCGCAGACTGAGGACGGCGCCGCCCCCTCGCAGGAGCAGATGGATCAGGCCGCAGCGATCATCCGCCAGCGTGTCGACGCGTCGGGTGTGTCGGAGGCCGACATCACCACCGAGGGCGGCCAGAACATCGTCGTGCAGATCCCCGGTGTGGCCGACGAGCAGACGCGAGATCGGATCAAGTCCAGTGCGCAGCTCGAGTTCCGCGCTGTGCTCGCGACGACTGCGGCGAGCAACGAGTTCGTCGGCGACGACGGCAACTCGACTCCGTATCCGAGCCCCGATCCGTCGCTGAACGCCACGCCGACCGCGAAGCCCACGGACGCGAGCGACCCCTCCTGGGTCACCGACAAGCTGCAGGCGGAGTTCCTCGCCTACGACTGCGCGAACCCCGACAACGACCCCGCGCGCGCACCCAAGGATCAGCCGCTGATCGCGTGCGACGACATGGGGCAGGCGAAGTACCTCCTCGGTCCCGCAGAGCTCGACGGCACCGCGATCACGGATGCGGTAGCCGGACGCGACCCGAAGTCGGGCGCCTGGCTGGTGCAGCTCACGATGAACGACAAGGGCACCGAGGACTTCGGCACCGTGAGCACGCGACTGAACCAGTACCGACTCGACGGCCTCTCGCCGCGCGATCAGTTCGCGTTCGTGCTCGACGGGCGGGTGATCAGCGCGCCGCGCATGAACGGCCTCATCCTCGACGGACGCCCGAGCATCTCGGGCAGCTTCACTCAGGAGTCCGCGACGACGCTCGCCGACCAGCTCAAGTTCGGTGCGCTGCCGCTGAGCTTCACCGTGCAGAGCTCCGGCACCGTCTCGGCCACCCTTGGCACCCAGCAGCTGCAGATCGGCCTGATCGCAGGTCTCATCGGCCTGGCCCTCGTCGCGGTGTACTCGCTGATCGTCTACCGCGCCCTCGGTGCGATCATCGTGGCGTCGATCGCCGTGATGGGCGTGCTGACCTACATCATCATCTGCATCCTCGCCTGGCGCATGGGCTTCCGTCTGTCGCTCGCGGGCGTGGCGGGTCTCATCGTGTCCATCGGCTTCGTGGCCGACTCCTTCATCGTCTACTTCGAGCGCATCAGGGATGAGCTGCGTGACGGCAAGTCGATCACCGCGGCCGTCGAAGACGGATGGGGACGCGCGAAGCGCACGATCTACATCTCCAAGTCGATCAACATCCTCGCCGCGGTAGTGCTCTACATCCTCGCGGATGCCACCGTGAAGGGCTTCGCCTTCACGCTCGGGCTCACGACGCTCATCGATGTCTTCATCTTCGTGATCTTCACGCACCCGGTCATGCAGCTGCTCGTCCGCACGCGCTTCTTCGGCGGCGGCCACCCGCTCTCGGGCCTCGACCCGCAGGCTCTCGGCGCCGTGTACCGCAGCAGGTCGCAGTTCCGTGAGGTGGCGACGGCGTCGGCCGGACGCGGGGCCAGGGTCGCGCGCTCACGCGGAGAGGCCGACCGCAGGCAGACCATCGCCGAACGCAAGCGCGCGGAGGCTCTTGCGGCAGAGAGATCCAGCACGACGAGCGGGGAGGGGGAGAACTGA
- the yajC gene encoding preprotein translocase subunit YajC, which produces MPMEFILLPILAVLIVFMFLNTRKRQKQMKAEQEEKATKTVPGAKVLLQGGIYGTIVAYDHDDLDSPALVEIAPGTVIEVHSQAILRIVEPTDAVADTADAAGGDLADRTPADEAPAIETPEETRARLERDADDK; this is translated from the coding sequence ATGCCCATGGAATTCATCCTGCTCCCCATCCTCGCGGTGCTGATCGTGTTCATGTTCCTCAACACCCGCAAGCGCCAGAAGCAGATGAAGGCCGAGCAGGAGGAGAAGGCGACCAAGACCGTCCCGGGCGCGAAGGTCCTGCTCCAGGGCGGCATCTACGGCACCATCGTCGCCTACGACCACGACGACCTCGACAGCCCGGCTCTCGTGGAGATCGCCCCCGGCACCGTGATCGAGGTGCACAGCCAGGCGATCCTCCGCATCGTCGAGCCGACCGACGCGGTCGCCGACACGGCCGACGCGGCAGGTGGGGATCTGGCAGACCGCACTCCGGCCGACGAGGCGCCTGCGATCGAGACCCCGGAGGAGACGCGGGCGCGTCTCGAGCGCGACGCCGACGATAAGTAG